Proteins found in one Campylobacter canadensis genomic segment:
- a CDS encoding flagellar hook-length control protein FliK, which yields MNKIVNSQLNSIISNDTKINDVKNKQQVGKKENIKGSLPNLNSISEQDKTLELGIKQIVNKLLDSIKTSKDLNQTLQEAKQLQISKNINKDLQELKQILTNQKDEKLKAIIQKIDNLLSTNIKDTKGLINSINNSGIFFESKLRTFLNEEKLPKSFFRLISNIKNIQNTNLKNLVFSLSNEKMDAKSSLLKLDELVKNINTKELTQSINSSSSVKTIQFLQNAKQFIQKNPSAKNVLIAAAKINDFLDKNTIKLIAENQNIENSKDILNRFSQLKQSVSELNTQANNIIFNKLTMPSNKINLNNIQENIKSLLKQENINSNDIKALEKISPELNKMQEELPSSTTILNNTLLRQSVQINENFENTLNNENLNLQNKIENLTRLLSANFKNEESFKNLLIHSEVKHLKHAVNKAKLDIKNIQMQNQNDIKESIQSDAKAILLQSKEIAQNTNNQALLNLSQKMLTQIQINQLISVASQEVLTNLPYLLEDLEDSSLSFKADKEDKFYAQIKLNFKNLGKLNVLLALYNEKYLDINMMVENDSFRQKLIANAKEFKASLKNSDLISANFFIGKLQNIEYETNYRLDVGLDKKV from the coding sequence GTGAATAAGATAGTTAATTCTCAATTAAATTCAATCATCAGCAATGATACAAAAATAAATGATGTTAAAAACAAACAACAAGTTGGTAAAAAAGAAAACATAAAAGGCTCTTTGCCTAATTTAAATTCTATCAGCGAACAAGATAAAACCCTAGAATTAGGCATAAAGCAAATAGTTAATAAGCTTTTAGATTCTATAAAAACCAGTAAGGATTTAAATCAAACCTTGCAAGAAGCAAAGCAGCTACAAATCTCAAAAAATATAAATAAGGATTTACAAGAATTAAAGCAAATACTAACAAATCAAAAAGATGAAAAATTAAAAGCAATTATTCAAAAAATTGATAATTTATTAAGCACAAATATAAAAGATACAAAAGGGCTTATTAATTCAATAAATAATTCAGGAATTTTTTTTGAGAGTAAATTAAGAACATTTTTAAATGAAGAAAAGCTGCCAAAAAGCTTTTTTAGGTTAATTTCAAATATTAAAAATATTCAAAATACTAATCTTAAAAATTTAGTTTTTTCTCTTTCAAATGAGAAAATGGATGCTAAAAGTTCGCTTTTAAAGCTTGATGAATTAGTAAAAAACATAAATACTAAGGAGCTAACACAAAGTATCAATTCATCAAGCAGTGTAAAAACTATTCAATTTTTACAAAACGCAAAGCAATTTATACAAAAAAACCCAAGTGCAAAAAATGTTTTAATCGCAGCAGCAAAAATTAATGATTTTTTAGACAAAAATACAATAAAACTAATAGCAGAAAATCAAAATATAGAAAATTCAAAAGATATTTTAAATAGGTTTTCTCAATTAAAGCAAAGTGTTAGCGAATTAAATACTCAAGCAAATAATATTATTTTTAATAAACTTACAATGCCTAGCAATAAAATAAATTTAAACAATATTCAAGAAAATATTAAAAGCCTTTTAAAGCAAGAAAATATAAACTCAAACGATATAAAAGCACTTGAAAAAATAAGCCCTGAATTAAACAAAATGCAAGAAGAGCTGCCAAGCAGCACAACAATTTTAAATAATACTTTGTTAAGACAAAGCGTACAAATAAATGAAAATTTTGAAAATACTTTAAACAACGAAAATCTAAACCTTCAAAATAAAATTGAAAATCTCACAAGATTATTAAGTGCAAATTTTAAAAACGAAGAAAGCTTTAAAAATCTTTTAATACATTCTGAAGTAAAGCACCTAAAACACGCTGTCAATAAGGCAAAACTTGATATTAAAAATATACAAATGCAAAATCAAAACGATATTAAAGAAAGCATACAAAGCGATGCAAAGGCTATTTTATTACAAAGCAAAGAAATAGCTCAAAATACAAATAATCAAGCACTTTTAAACCTAAGTCAAAAAATGCTAACCCAAATTCAAATAAATCAATTAATTTCTGTTGCTAGTCAAGAAGTTTTAACTAATTTGCCATATTTACTTGAAGATTTAGAAGATTCATCTCTTAGCTTTAAGGCTGATAAAGAAGATAAATTTTATGCTCAAATTAAACTTAATTTTAAGAATTTAGGTAAATTAAATGTGCTTTTAGCCTTGTATAATGAAAAATATTTAGATATTAATATGATGGTTGAAAACGATAGTTTTAGACAAAAATTAATTGCAAATGCAAAAGAATTTAAAGCTAGTTTAAAAAATAGTGATTTAATTTCGGCAAATTTTTTCATAGGCAAACTGCAAAATATTGAATATGAAACAAATTATAGATTAGATGTAGGATTGGATAAAAAAGTATGA
- a CDS encoding MFS transporter, translated as MFKTINSLRALFFAAFLLFIANSYLLNSNAIILKELGFNDFQIGIVATCIYFGAFVSTILSPLIVQKVGHIRSFGFFSAIFAIAILLHINAKQLYIFCLLRFCLGYCYYALLVVIESWINNRAKNENRSRILAVYEIVFYSGFCLGALFLYFKLNQANVFVLAAIIMLFCSIPLNLLKIKQPKIHIKEKIKIPDVFAISKLAFIAALIGGFLMNGFYSMSQSYFLALGYGIKDISIFVFSAMLGGFIAQLYVGKLSDIYGRKLALLTCSTLAFVASLALLFFAKTFLIYFLCFCLGMGLFCIYVLALARASDRVNESAAILEVGRTLLFTYSVSAIFAPIIMGALISKFGPNSFIILYIILLGILSLFTLTQPKIEAEKRVEFENTFKVLSE; from the coding sequence ATGTTTAAAACAATAAATTCTCTTAGGGCTTTATTTTTTGCTGCTTTTTTGCTTTTTATTGCTAATTCTTATTTGTTAAACTCAAATGCAATTATTTTAAAAGAACTAGGTTTTAATGATTTTCAAATAGGAATAGTAGCAACTTGTATTTATTTTGGTGCCTTTGTAAGTACAATTTTATCGCCTTTAATAGTGCAAAAAGTTGGACATATTAGAAGTTTTGGTTTTTTTAGTGCTATTTTTGCTATTGCAATTTTATTGCACATAAACGCTAAACAATTATATATTTTTTGCCTTCTTAGATTTTGTTTAGGGTATTGCTATTATGCTTTATTGGTCGTGATTGAAAGCTGGATAAATAATAGAGCAAAAAATGAAAATCGCTCAAGAATTTTAGCCGTTTATGAGATTGTGTTTTATTCTGGTTTTTGTCTTGGGGCTTTATTTTTATATTTTAAATTAAATCAAGCAAATGTTTTTGTTTTAGCTGCAATTATAATGCTTTTTTGCTCAATCCCACTCAATTTACTAAAAATTAAGCAGCCTAAAATACACATAAAAGAAAAAATAAAAATCCCTGATGTTTTTGCAATCTCAAAACTTGCTTTCATAGCTGCATTAATAGGCGGTTTTTTGATGAACGGCTTTTATTCTATGTCGCAAAGTTATTTTTTGGCTTTAGGATATGGGATTAAAGATATTTCTATCTTTGTTTTTAGCGCTATGCTTGGAGGTTTTATTGCTCAACTTTATGTAGGAAAGCTATCAGATATTTATGGAAGAAAATTAGCACTTTTAACCTGCTCTACTTTAGCCTTTGTTGCTAGCTTAGCCTTATTGTTTTTTGCTAAAACATTTTTAATTTATTTTTTATGTTTTTGTCTTGGAATGGGTTTGTTTTGTATTTATGTACTTGCCCTTGCAAGAGCAAGCGATAGGGTTAATGAAAGTGCTGCAATCTTAGAAGTAGGTAGAACGCTTTTATTTACTTATTCAGTTAGTGCTATTTTTGCACCGATAATTATGGGAGCTTTAATTAGCAAATTTGGTCCTAATTCTTTTATAATTTTATATATTATTTTACTTGGGATTTTATCTTTATTTACACTAACTCAACCAAAAATTGAAGCTGAAAAAAGAGTTGAATTTGAAAATACATTTAAGGTTTTAAGTGAATAA
- a CDS encoding copper resistance protein CopD, producing the protein MENIYPYALLVHIFCAIIFIGYLFFDVVIFSRAKKSLDEKTANLMEKAISSKAIKIMPICVLLLLLTGGMMMSKWVNKELGYFDSSLQVLFMIKVSLACIIFLAVIFSLSCKFIFKIPNPLAKIIHPLALTLAICIVFLAKFMFYL; encoded by the coding sequence ATGGAAAACATTTATCCTTATGCACTTTTAGTACATATTTTTTGTGCTATTATTTTTATTGGTTATTTATTTTTTGATGTTGTAATTTTTTCTAGAGCTAAAAAAAGCTTAGATGAAAAAACTGCAAATTTAATGGAAAAAGCAATATCATCTAAAGCGATTAAAATTATGCCAATATGTGTATTATTGCTTTTACTTACTGGCGGAATGATGATGAGCAAGTGGGTAAATAAAGAATTAGGCTATTTTGATAGTAGCTTGCAAGTACTTTTTATGATAAAAGTAAGCTTAGCTTGTATTATCTTTTTAGCGGTTATTTTTTCTCTATCTTGCAAATTCATTTTTAAAATTCCAAACCCTTTAGCAAAAATAATTCATCCACTAGCATTAACACTTGCTATTTGCATAGTATTTTTAGCTAAATTTATGTTTTATTTATGA
- a CDS encoding nitroreductase family protein, whose protein sequence is MNYLHLLQNRFACKEFNKEKVSTAKIHEILQAGVLSPSSLGLEPWTFYVLQSPEKIEKLKQFCNSKKQFETCAFAVILASKNNFEPQGQTVQKALKRREDFDKVYELYSPYLKRLESKNAHEYGALQCYIAATNMVNCAHTLGVDSCIIGGYDEESINKEFLPKDEFCALVLTFGYKASGQPKHKKMRFSFNEKVKFI, encoded by the coding sequence ATGAATTACTTACATTTATTACAAAATAGATTTGCTTGTAAAGAATTTAACAAAGAAAAAGTAAGCACTGCAAAAATACATGAAATACTACAAGCTGGGGTTTTAAGCCCTAGTTCTTTAGGTCTTGAACCTTGGACTTTTTATGTTTTACAAAGTCCTGAAAAAATTGAAAAATTAAAACAATTTTGCAATTCTAAAAAACAATTTGAAACTTGCGCTTTTGCTGTTATTTTAGCTTCAAAAAATAATTTTGAACCACAAGGACAAACAGTTCAAAAAGCTTTAAAAAGAAGAGAAGATTTTGATAAAGTTTATGAATTATATTCTCCATATTTAAAGCGTTTAGAGAGTAAAAATGCACACGAATACGGGGCATTACAATGCTACATAGCAGCTACAAATATGGTAAATTGCGCTCATACTTTAGGCGTTGATTCTTGTATTATCGGTGGATACGATGAGGAATCTATCAATAAAGAATTTTTACCTAAAGATGAGTTTTGTGCTTTAGTTTTAACCTTTGGTTACAAGGCTAGCGGGCAGCCAAAACATAAAAAAATGCGTTTTTCTTTTAATGAAAAAGTAAAATTTATATAA
- the yaaA gene encoding peroxide stress protein YaaA, protein MKILFSPSEEKANLNHIDFKNFDEIFFDINFSIKCDARNVIIKDYLSFFPNNLEHIFATKNTEKILNSFSKSKIQAIRLYQGVSYKALSFDSLNKIEQEYLLDKTIIFSNLFGCLRAYDEIPFYKLKQGVKTNLNIAKLYKEQTSMQIDELIKDFCIDLRASFYNDFYDTNIKSYNFIFKQNDKVLSHSSKLYRGKLLRLIAQKQIQNEDELTELIKNNFKIQSYITKKNKNIFTIEV, encoded by the coding sequence ATGAAAATATTATTTTCCCCAAGCGAAGAAAAAGCTAATTTAAATCACATTGATTTTAAAAATTTTGATGAAATATTTTTTGATATTAATTTTTCTATTAAATGTGATGCGAGAAATGTTATTATTAAAGACTATCTTAGTTTTTTTCCTAATAATTTAGAACATATTTTTGCTACTAAAAACACAGAAAAAATCCTAAATTCTTTTTCAAAAAGTAAAATTCAAGCAATTAGATTATATCAAGGTGTAAGCTATAAAGCTTTGAGTTTTGATAGTTTAAATAAGATTGAACAAGAATATTTGCTAGATAAAACAATTATTTTTTCTAATTTATTTGGCTGCTTAAGAGCTTATGATGAAATACCTTTTTATAAATTAAAACAAGGTGTAAAAACTAATCTAAATATAGCAAAATTATACAAAGAACAAACAAGTATGCAAATAGATGAGCTAATAAAAGATTTTTGCATAGATTTAAGAGCAAGTTTTTACAATGATTTTTATGATACAAACATAAAAAGTTATAATTTTATTTTTAAACAAAACGATAAGGTTTTATCTCATAGTAGCAAACTTTACAGAGGTAAATTGCTAAGACTAATAGCACAAAAACAAATTCAAAACGAAGATGAATTAACCGAACTTATAAAAAATAACTTTAAAATACAAAGCTATATTACTAAAAAAAATAAAAATATTTTTACAATAGAAGTTTAA
- the tuf gene encoding elongation factor Tu has translation MAKEKFSRNKPHVNIGTIGHVDHGKTTLTAAISAVLSRRGLAELKDYDNIDNAPEEKERGITIATSHIEYETENRHYAHVDCPGHADYVKNMITGAAQMDGAILVVSAADGPMPQTREHILLSRQVGVPYIVVFMNKADMVDDAELLELVEMEIRELLSSYDFPGDDTPIVAGSALQALEEAKAGKDGEWSAKILELMAQVDSYIPTPTRDTDKDFLMPIEDVFSISGRGTVVTGRIEKGIVKVGDTIEIVGIRDTQTTTVTGVEMFRKEMDQGEAGDNVGVLLRGTKKEDVIRGMVLAKPKTITPHTDFEAEVYILTKEEGGRHTPFFNNYRPQFYVRTTDVTGSIQLAEGTEMVMPGDNVRITVSLIQPVALEEGTRFAIREGGRTVGSGVVSKIIK, from the coding sequence ATGGCAAAAGAAAAGTTTTCTCGTAATAAACCACACGTAAATATTGGTACTATTGGTCACGTTGATCATGGTAAAACTACATTAACAGCTGCAATTTCAGCAGTATTATCAAGAAGAGGTCTTGCTGAGCTTAAAGATTATGATAATATCGATAACGCTCCAGAAGAAAAAGAAAGAGGTATTACAATTGCTACTTCTCATATTGAATATGAGACAGAAAACCGCCACTATGCACACGTTGACTGCCCAGGTCACGCAGACTATGTTAAAAATATGATTACAGGTGCTGCACAAATGGACGGAGCAATCTTAGTTGTTTCTGCTGCAGATGGCCCAATGCCACAAACAAGAGAGCACATTCTACTATCACGCCAAGTTGGTGTTCCATACATTGTTGTATTTATGAACAAAGCTGATATGGTTGATGATGCTGAATTATTAGAATTAGTTGAAATGGAAATTAGAGAATTATTAAGCTCTTATGATTTCCCAGGCGATGATACTCCAATCGTTGCAGGTTCAGCTTTACAAGCTTTAGAAGAAGCAAAAGCAGGTAAAGATGGCGAATGGTCAGCAAAAATTTTAGAATTAATGGCACAAGTTGATAGTTATATTCCAACTCCAACTCGTGATACAGATAAAGATTTCTTAATGCCAATTGAAGATGTTTTCTCAATTTCAGGTCGTGGTACAGTTGTTACTGGTAGAATTGAAAAAGGTATTGTAAAAGTTGGTGATACAATTGAAATCGTTGGTATTAGAGACACTCAAACAACAACAGTAACTGGTGTTGAAATGTTTAGAAAAGAAATGGATCAAGGTGAAGCTGGTGATAACGTTGGTGTATTACTACGTGGAACTAAAAAAGAAGATGTTATTCGTGGTATGGTTCTTGCTAAACCAAAAACCATTACTCCACATACAGACTTTGAAGCTGAAGTTTATATCTTAACTAAAGAAGAAGGTGGTAGACATACTCCATTCTTTAATAACTATAGACCACAATTTTATGTTAGAACAACAGACGTTACAGGTTCAATTCAATTAGCAGAAGGTACTGAAATGGTTATGCCAGGTGATAACGTAAGAATTACAGTATCATTAATTCAACCAGTTGCACTTGAAGAAGGAACTCGTTTTGCTATCCGTGAAGGTGGTAGAACTGTTGGTTCTGGGGTTGTTTCAAAAATTATTAAATAA